In Streptomyces sp. NBC_00341, the DNA window AGCCGGAGCGTGTCCGCGCCCAGGGCCAGGTGCTGGGCCTGGAGCGTGGCGAAGGCGTAGCGGGCCGTGTCCTGTGCGAGGACGACGGGCAGGACCAGTCCCAGCGTCATCAGGGCCCGCGCGGTGTCTCCCGCGAGCACGGCGCAGACCCCGGCGAGCGCGCCGCCGAGGACGGCCGAGACGAGCAGGGTGAGCGCGACGGCGGAGCGGCAGGCGCCACGGGTCTCCTCGCCCGCGCCCCGGCGCAGCACGAGCGGCTGTCCGGTGTAGGCGCCGAAGACGCCGAGCAGCACGGTGAAGACCAGGTAGACGCCGGAGAACCGGGCGAAGTCGGAGACGGTGGAGAGCCGGGCCGCCACCACCAGCACCAGGATGTTGGTGAGCGCCGCCACCCCCTGGTCGGCGACCGAGCAGACGACCGCCGTGCGTGCCTTCATCTCTGTCCCGCGGAACTGCTGTGGTCGCTGCCGCCGCTGTGGCCGTTTCCGCCGCCGTGCCAGGTACTGCCGCCGTCCAGGGTGCGCAGGCCGAGTGTCTCCGCGGGGTCTCCGGCACGGCCGCCGGTCCGGCCGGGCCCGTCCGGGTGCGGGCGGCCGCCCTGCCCGTCGCGCCCCGGTCCCGGTGCCTGTCCTTCATGGGCGCGGCGCTTGGCCGCCTTCCGGCGTGCCCGGCGCTCGAGGCGCCCGTGACCGGGGTGCAGCAGGGTGCCGAGCACGGACCCGCCCGCGGCGCCGATGATCTCGCGGATCCGCTCCAGGTCGCTGCGGTGCACCTCGCGCGGGTCGCAGACCACCACGACGCCCTCCACCCGGTCGATGAGCGCGACGGCGTCGGCGTACGAGAGGACGGGCGGGGCGAGCACGATGACGACGGCTCCGGGCCGGCCGCCCTCCGCGAGGATCCGGCCGACGGGCGCGGAGGTCAGGGCGCGCGGCACGTTGTCCATCCGGCGGCCCGCGATCAGGGTGAAGGCCCCGGAGCCGGGCACGTCCACATTGGTGCGGCTGTCCGAGGGCCAGCCGCGCTCGTCGCGCTCTGCGGGCCGGTGGGGCCGCCCGCCCCGGTTCGCGGCGCCGAGGTCCCTGGCCAGTGACGGGGTGCGCAGATCGGCCTCGACCAGCAGGACGTCGCGCCCCATCTCCGCGAAGGCGGCAGCCAGGTTGACCGCCGCGGCGGCGGCCATGGCGTTGTCGCCGCGGGGCGCCGTGACCAGGAGGCGTCGCCGCTCGGCGAACGAGGGGTCGTAGGCGAGCCGGAAGGCGACCGCCCGGTACTCCTCCGCCAGCCTGCTCCCGCCGCGTCCGATGGCGAGCAGCCGGCCCGCCCCGGCGCGTTCCCTGGGCAGGGTGCCCAGCAGCGGGGCACCCAGTGAGCGGACGAGTTCCCTGGTGGAGCGGACCGCCGGGTCGAAGACGAGCCGTACCCAGGACAGCAGCAGGCCGAGGGCGAGTCCGACGACGCCGCCGAGTCCGAGGAGCAGGGGCAGCCCCGCGCCGGTGGGCCGCTCGGGCGCGACGGGCTTCTTGTTCAGGTAGCCGGGCGTGGTGTCGAGCGCGCGCAGCTCCGAGATCTTCTGGCTCAGTTCGGAGATGGCGACGATGATGTTGGCTCGGGCGCTGGTGACGTCGCTGCCGGCGGCGCCGGTCTCCTGCTCGGCCAGCCGGTCGCGCTGCTCCGTGAGCGGCTTCAGCTGGGCGCGGTAGCCGTCGACCATGTTGTCGATGCTGTTCTCGGTGCGCTCGCGGCGGATCTCCAGGTAGGCCTCGGCGAGCGCCTGGGCGCGCGCCCTGGCCTGTTCCGGGTCGCGGGCGGTGTAGGAGAACCTGAGCACGAGGGTGTTGGGCGGGTTGGTGACCTGGAGGCCGGTCAGCAGCTTGCCGACCTCGATCCGGTCGCCGTGCTTGACCAGCGAGCCGACGGCCACGGTACCCACGGCGTCGCTGACGGCCGTCTGTCGTTCGGAGCCGATGTTGATGCCCTTGTCGGCCGAGGCGCCCGCCGCGAACGGGTCGGAGGCGGCCGAGCGCACCGACACCTCTCCGATGGAGGTGTAGGTGTCCTCGCCGCTCAGGGCGAGCCAGCCGCCGCCGAGCAGCCCGAGGACCACGCCGCACGCGAGCAGGACGCGGTAGCGCAGGAGCTGCCTGAACTGATCCCGCAGCAGGGCGGGTTCGTCCTGGTCCTCCAGAGCGCGGATCGGCTGGGTCATCGGCGTGGTCTCCCTTGGGCGGCGTCCTGAAGGACCTCGGTGAGCAGTGCGTCGAAGCGGGCGAGACCGGCCTCCCGGCCGAGGTGCTGTGCCACGTAGCGGGGGCCGTGGGCGCCGAGTTCGTCGGCGGCGGCCGGCTGCTCGACGAGCTTGCGGACGGCCGCCAGCACCGCGGCCGGGTCCTCGGGCGCGACGAGCAGCCCGGCCCCGGAGCGCTGCACCTCCTGGGCCGTGCCCCCCTCGTCCGCCACGGAGGCGACGACGGGGCGGCCGGAGACGAGGTACGAGGTCAGCTTGGAGGGCACGCTCATGTCGAGTACGGACGCACGCTGGGTGACGGCGAGGACATCGGCGGCGGCCAGCACGTCGGTGAACTCGTCCGCCCCCGCCGCCGGCAGGAACTCGACGTTGGGCAGCCCGCGCGCACGCGCCAGCAGGGCTTCGCGCTGGTTGCCGTCGCCCATCAGCACGACGCGTATCGCGGGGGCGAGCCGGGCCGCGTCGATCAGGACCTCCAGGCCCTGCTTGAGCCCCATGTTCCCGGAGTGCAGGACCACCGGGGCGCCCTCTGGCCAGCCCAGCCGCGCCCTGGTCACGGCACGGTCGGCCGAAGGGGGCTGCACGTGGGTCCAGTTGGGGACGAGCCGGATGCGCCCCGGGTCGACGCCGTAGGCGGTGACCCGGGGGACGAAGCTCTCGTGGATGACGCCGACGAGCGCGGCGGCACGCAGCGCGTACCGCTCGGCCCGGGACGCCACCGCCGCCGCCCTGTCCCCGCCGCGGATGCCGCTCTGCGCGGCGGCGGCGCCCATCAGGTCCTGCACGACGGGTATGTAGGGGACGCGGTGGCGGCGGGCCAGCCGCGCGCCCAGGACGCCGCCCGCGAGGCTCGGCAGCTGGGAGATCACCGCGTCCGGCCGCACCGAGGGCGGGGAGACCAGACCGTGTGCGAGGACGGTTGCCTCGAAGGCGGCTCTGCGCAGGGCACTCTGACGGGGCGGTACATAGTGTCTTCGCCGGTGCACCGTCACCCCCGAACGTTCCTCCTCGGCCCGCCACACACCCCGGTACTCCGGCTCGGTCCGCCAGGACGGATAGTGCGGCATACCGGTCAGCACATGGGTCTCGGCGCCGGACGCGGCCCAGTGTTCCGCGAGTTGAGCGGCGTACGGGCCGATTCCGGTCAGCTCCGGCGCGTAGTTGGTCGAGACGACCAGCAGGCGGCGGTTCCGGAACGGCTCGTGCTGACCCGCGTACGGCAGCTGATCTGCGTCTGACATCGGACGGTCGCCTTCCCCCCGGAGCCACCGGTGTTCCCCCCAAGGAACAGCCCCAAAAGTGAGCTTATCCGTTCACGAGATGCGCAAGTGGTCTTCACAGTAAGGTCGTTGCACGATCAACACCGATACCGATATCCCACGGGACCGGACGCCATGTCCGGAAACCTTCCGGTGGGACACGGACATCGCGTTCACCGTGGGGGGAGAGAACGGATGGTGCACAGGGTCGGCTACGCGCCGGGTGTCTACGACCTGTTCCACGTGGGTCACCTCAACATCCTGCGGCATGCCCGCAGTCAGTGCGACTACCTCGTCGCGGGGGTCGTCTCGGACGAGATGGCGGCGCTCGCGAAGGGCCACAGACCGGTCATCCCGCTGCCGGAGCGGCTGGAGATCGTACGGAGCGTCCGGTACGTGGACGCCGCGTTCGTCGAGACCGTCCCCGACAAGGTGGAGACCTGGCAGCAGGTCAGGTTCGACGTCATCTTCAAGGGCGACGACTGGCGGGACACGGAGAAGGGCAGACGGCTCGAACGCGACTTCGCGGAGGTCGGCGTGGAGGTCGTCTACTTCCCGTACACCGTGCACACGTCCAGCACCCAGCTGCGCCGGGCGCTGGACTCGCTGGTCAGCCTGCCCGGAGCGCTTTCAGCTCCCTGAACCACTTGACCAGGAACGCCACCAGGAACAGCGCGTGCACGGCGGCGAGCACGGCATAGCCGATCCGGAACACCGTCTCGTCACCGAGCAGCAGGAACACCAGGCAGAACACCCCGTAGTCGGCCGGCAGCAGTGCCGCGGCCCGCAGCCGGGAGACCGCCCGCGGTGGTCCGGCGCCGCCGTCCGGCGCCGGACGGCCCGCGGCGGCCGCCTTCCCGAGCTGTTCCCGCAGCAGCCCCGCGCAGAAGGTCAGCACGGCCACGAACAGGAAGCCGAGCGGCAGCAGCAGCCAGCCGTCGGACGGCAGGGCGAAGAAGCGGTGGAACGAGATCAGTACGGCGGTGTGGACGAGGATCATCTTGGCGCAGTCGACGACGTGGTCGAGCCATTCGCCGTCGGGGCCTCCCCGGCCGGTGAGCCGGGCGAGCTGCCCGTCCGCCGAGTCCAGCGCGAACCCCACGGCGAGCCCCAGGTAGACCAGCACGGCCAGCGCCCACGTGGGCCTGGCCAACGCCACGGACGCGACGGCGGCGAAGGTGAACAGCGCGCTCACCGAAGTGACTTGATTGGGCGTCATACCCAGCCGGAACGCGCCGGCCGCGAAGATCCGCCCGGCCGGCCGGTTCACGTACCGCGAGTAGAGCGACACCCCTTTGGCCGATTTCTGCGCCCCGCGCAGTTCACGCAGCACCGTTCCCGTGCTTTCCATACGCCCCCCAGCGTGTCGCCGTTCTCCACGGCTCCGGCGGCGCGTCGACCGCACCGCCGGAGCCGCATCATGGCACGTGGAACCCGCCGTGCGGGGCGGTTCCGCGGGTTCGGGCGGAGGCGGTTCAGGCGGAGGCGGTGCGGCACTCCGGGTGGCCCCAGCCCTGGTCGTTCTTGGCGATCGTGTCCTTGGCCGCGTACGGCTTGCCGCAGTGGCAGCGCCCCGCGTACCTGGCGCGGATGGTGGCACCGGAACGGGCCGTACCGCTGGTGCTCTTCGCCGGGCTCCTCGTCGCAGTCTTCGCCGTACCGCCGGTAGTCCGGCGCCCTTCCGAGGCGCGGGCGGCCACGGGCACCGGCAGGTCCGCGGAACCCTGGGAGGTGCCTGCCGCGCGCTGCGCCACGGCCACCTCGCTGGCCGCCTGGTCGGCCAGGGCGTTCAGCGGGTCGCCGTCCACCTGGTGGGCGGGCACGTAGACGAAGTCCACGGCCCGGCCGGTCAGCAGGGCGTCGATGCGGGCCACGAGGTCGCGGTTGGCGACGGGTTTGCCGGCCGACGTCTTCCAGCCGTTGCGCTTCCAGCCCCGGAGCCACTTGGTGACGGCGTTCATCGCGTACTGCGAATCCATCCGGACCTCGAGCGCCACACCCGGGTCCACGGACTCCAGCAGCTCCTGGAGCGCGGTGAGCTCGGCGACGTTGTTGGTGGCGGTGCCCAGCGGCCCCGCCTCCCACCGGAACGGCCTGCCCTCGGCGTCGGCCACCACGTACGCCCAGGCCGCGGGCCCCGGATTCCCCTTCGATGCCCCGTCACACGCGGCGATCATGCGCTCGTTCATACCCCTGATCATGCCAGCGTCGCGGGCCCGCGAGTCCCGCCGGCGCCTCGACCCGCCCCCGAAACCCATCCCCACCTGGCATCTTCACGGTACGTAACGCTTCGGGGTGCGACGGTCCCGGAGCGCTGGTTCTCTGAGGGAGCCCGCTCTTCCCTACCGCCCAAGGAGCGACGATGAGCGTTGCAGGAGAAACCGGCCGAGCCGACCAGATGCGTGAGAAGGCCAGGCACATGACCGAGGCCGCGGAGCGCACCAACGACCCGGAGCAGCGCCGTCGGCTGCAGGAGAAGGCCCGGAAGCTCCAGGAGCAGAGCGAGCGGCCGGCCGGCCGGGGCGGCAGCGACCTCCCCGTGTAGCAGCGCCTCACGTGTTCCGCCGGTGGACTGTCACTCTTCCATGAGTGGGTGACGGTCCACCGAGCCCTTTCCGGAGCGTTTCCGGACGGGCCGTTTCCGGACGGGCCGTTTCCGGACGGCGTCCGATCAGCACTCCCTACGATGGTTCCTCGGCGGGGGCCATCGGGTCCTCGCACGGGAGTACAGGGGCATCCAATTCATGAGCCGTCATCCGGTCACCGTGGTCACCGGCGGCAGCCGCGGGATCGGCGCGGCCGTCTGTCTGCGTCTGGCGGCCGACGGCCACCACATCGCGCTGGGCCACCGCTCCGACGTGGCAGCCGCCGAGGCCGTGGCCGAATCCGTACGCAGGACGGGCCGGCGCTGCGTCACGGTACGGATGGACACGACCGACGAATCCGGTGTCGACCAGCTCTTCGAGGCGGCGGCCGACGGGCTCGGCCCCGTCACCGGACTGGTCAACAACGCGGGCGTCGGCGGCCCGACGGGCCCGCTCGCGGACGCGGAGCCGGCCGGGCTCCGGCGCGCCCTGGACGTCAACGTCATCGGGTACCTGCTCTGCGCCCGGCGGGCCGTGCGCGACATGAGCCGCACCGGGGGCGGGGCCATCGTGAACATGTCCTCGGCTGCCGCCACCCTCGGCAGCCCCGGCGAGTACGTCCACTACGCCGCCGCCAAGGCCGCGGTGGACACGATGACCGTCGGACTGTCCAAGGAGGTCGCCTCGGCCGGCATCCGGGTCAACGCGGTGTCGCCCGGCATCATCCGCACCGAGTTCCACGAGGACCCCGAGCGCCCCGACAAGGCCGCGGCCGGCATCCCGCTGGGCCGGCCCGGCCGCCCGGACGAGGTCTCCGGAGCCGTCGCCTGGCTGCTCTCGGACGATGCCTCGTACACCACAGGGGCGATCCTGCGGGTGGCGGGCGGACGCTGACGTCCGGCGGTACGGTGCGGCGGTGACCGGATCCGGCGGGCTTCCGCTGCTCTTCCTCGACGTCGACGGCCCGCTCCTGCCGTTCGGCCCCGCGACCGGGCCGGGCGGCGTCCACCCGACGTATCCGGCCGGCCCGTTTCCGCCCGGGCCCCGGGCGCACCCGCTGCTCGCCAGGATCGATCCGGGGCTCGGGCCCCGGCTGGCCGGGCTCGGCTGCGAGCTGGTGTGGGCGACGACGTGGGAACACGAGGCGAACGAGATCGTCGCGCCACGGCTCGGGCTGCCGCCGCTCCCGGTGGTGCTGTGGCCGGAGCCGTCGGCGCAGGACGAGCGGGACGCGCGGGCGGGTCTGCACTGGAAGACCTGCACACTCGTCGGCCGGGCCGCCGGGCGGGCCTTCGCGTGGGTCGACGACGAGATCGGTGCGGCGGACCGGAGATGGGTGGCCGCACACCACGACGGGCGGTTCCTGCTCCACCGCGTCGATCCCGGGCGCGGTCTCGCCGAAACCGATTTCCGGCAGCTCGACGCGTGGCTGCGCACGGTGTGAGGCTGCAGCGGTCGGCCCCGGTCCGGGTCACACCGGGGCGGCGCCGCGCACCAGGAGCAGTGCCACGTCGGCCGCCGCCACGACCACGGCGGCGGCGAGTGCGGCCTCGCGCCAGTGCCGGCCGAGCACCAGTCCGGCCGGCGCGACCGGCGCGGCCACCGCCAGGGTCACCGCTCCCCACAGACCCGGCGGTCCGGCCGGACCGAACGCCAGGACCGCGGAGGCCGCCACCAGCGGCACCGGCAGCAGCAGCCGGGTGCCGGCGGCACCCAGCCGGTGGGGCAGTCCGCACACCCCGTTGCGCAGGTCGTCGTCGATGTCGGGGAGCACATCGCCCAGATGCGCGGCCAGGCCCAGCAGCGCACCGGCCGTGACGGCCCACCAGGCCGGGCCCGGACTGCCGGGCAGGGTCAGGGCGGCCACCGCGGGCAGGGCGGCGAACCCGATCACGTACGGCAGCCAGGACAGGACCGTCGCCTTCAGTCCCAGGTTGTACGCCCAGGCCGCCGCCACCGCGGCCAGGTGCACGGTTCCGGCGAGCGGCCCGCAGGCCAGCGAGAGCGGAACGCACAGCAGCGCGGCGACGAACGCCGCCGTCCACACCGCCCGGCGGCTCACGGACCCGTCGGCCACCGGCTTGCCGCGACGGCCGGACGCGGCGTCCCGCCGCGCGTCGAACGCGTCGTTGCACCAGCCCACCGAGAGCTGACCGCTCAGCACCGCTGCGACGAGGAGGGCGCGGCGGACCCCGTCGAGGCCTACGCCGACGCCGAGCGCGCCGGCCAGCACACTCACCGCGACCACCGGACCCGGGTGGCAGGAGCGGGCGAGTGCCGTCGTACGGCGCGGCGGCCAGCCGGTCGCGGCGTACACGCGCGGCGGGTCTGGGGTACCCATCCGGTGATCGTAGGTACTCCGCGCCGGAGGGACATGACAGCCACACGGGCCGTTTGCGATGATTCGCCTGCCATGAACGGGTTGTTTGCGGCGTTTTGTCCACCAAGTGGGGCAGGGTTGCGCCATGACGTCTCCGCACCAGGACCCGGGATGACCCGGATCGCCGCCGTTCACGGCACCCCGGCTCCGTACCGCCACACCCAGCGCGAGGTCACCGACATGGTGGCCCGCACCTGTCTGCCGCCCGGGGCCGACCGGCGGGTGCTGGACCGGCTGCACGAGAACGCCCGGGTGCGCACCCGGAACATGGTGCTGCCCCTGGAGCGGTACGCGGAGCTGGACGGTTTCGGCGACGCCAACGACGTGTTCATCGGCGCGGCCGTGGACATGGGCGCCGACGCGCTGCGCGGGGCGCTGCGGACAGCCGGGCTGCGGCCCGGTGATGTGGACCTCCTGATGTTCACGTCCGTCACCGGGGTGGCCGCCCCCTCTGTCGATGCCCGGCTGGTGGGACGGCTCGGTCTGCGCCCCGATGTGAAGCGGCTCCCGGTATTCGGGCTCGGCTGCGTGGCCGGGGCCGCCGGGGTGGCCCGGCTGCACGACTACCTGCTCGGCCACCCCGACGACGTGGCGGTGCTCCTCTCGGTGGAGCTGTGCTCCCTGACGTTCCAGCGCCACGACGCGTCGACCGCCAACCTGGTGGCGACCGCGCTGTTCGGTGACGGGGCGGCCGCCGTGGTGGCCCTCGGCGCGGGCCGGGCGTCCGGGACCGGGCCACAGGTGGTGGCGACCCGCAGCCGCATGTATCCGGACACCGAGCACGTGATGGGCTGGGACATCCGCAGCTCCGGCTTCAAGGTGCTGCTCGATCCGGCCGTCCCCGACGTCGTGCGCCGGTATCTCGCCGACGATGTGGGCGACTTCCTGGCGGAGCACGGGCTCAAGCCGAAGGACGTGGCGCACTGGGTGTGCCACCCGGGCGGCCCGAAGGTCCTGGAGGCCGTATCCGAGGTCCTCTCGCTCCCCGACGGCGCTCTCGACGTCACCTGGCGCTCGCTGGCCGAGGTGGGGAACCTGTCGTCCTCCTCGGTGCTCCACGTGTTGCGGGACACCCTGGAACAGCGGCGGCCGGAGCCGGGGTCGCCGGGGCTGCTGGTGGCGATGGGACCGGGATTCTGCTGCGAACTGGTGCTGCTGCGCTGGTAGGTCGGAGGACACATGATCTGGTATACGGCGCTGGTGCTGGCCGTGGCGGGCGAACGGCTCGCCGAACTCGTCGTCGCGCTCCGCAACACCCGCTGGGCGCTGGCCCGCGGCGGTGTCGAGACCGGTCGCGCCCACTACCCGGCGATGGTCGCGCTGCACACGGCCCTGCTGCTGGGCTGTCTCCTGGAAGTCCGGCTGGCGGACCGGCCGTTCGTGCCGCTGCTGGGCTGGGCGATGGTGGCCGTGGTGGCGGCCGCACAGGGCCTGCGCTGGTGGTGCATCCGTACGCTCGGCCACCGGTGGAACACCCGCGTGATCGTCGTTCCGGGACTGCCGCTGGTGACCGGCGGGCCGTACCGGCTGCTGCGCCACCCGAACTACGCCGCCGTCGCCGCCGAGGGGCTCGCGCTGCCGCTCGTCCACGGGGCGTGGCTGACCGCGGCGCTCTTCACCGTGCTCAACGTGGCGCTCATGGCCGTGCGGGTCCGGTGCGAGGAGGCGGCCCTGACCGCGGCGCCCGCGGACGTGACGGCGTGATCGACCTGCTGGTGGCGGGCGGCGGTCCGGCCGGTCTGGCGGCGGCGATCCGGGCGGCCCGGCTGGGCCTGGAGACGGTCGTGGTCGAACCCCGCGCATCCCCCATCGACAAGGCCTGCGGCGAGGGCATCATGCCCAGCGGGGTCGCCGCCCTGCGCGCCCTCGGCGTCGAGGTGTCCGGGCACCGGCTGCGCGGCATCCGGTACCTGGAGGGGGCGCGCAGCGCGGAGGCGGTGTTCCGGGGACGGACGGGGCTCGGCGTGCGGCGGACCGAGCTGCACACCGCCCTGCACGCCCGCGCGGTGGAGCTCGGCGTCCGGATCGTGCCGGGCAAGCTCGCCGGCGTGACGCAGAGCGATGACCGGGTCAGCGCGGGCGGACTGACGGCCCGTTGGCTGGTCGCGGCCGACGGGCTGCACTCGCCGCTCCGCCGCGAACTGGGCCTGGACGGACCTGGCGCGGCGGTACGCCGGTACGGGCAGCGCCGGCACTACCGGATCGCCCCGTGGACGGAGTTCGTGGAGGTCCACTGGTCCCGGCGCGGGGAGGCGTACGTGACGCCGCTCGGGGACGGTCTGGTGGGGGTGGCCGTACTCAGCCGGGAACGGCGCTCCTACGACGAGCATCTGACGGCGTTCCCCCGGCTGGCCGCCGCGCTGTCCGGCCGGGACGCGGGGCCCGTGCGCGGCGCCGGACCGCTGCGCCGGCGGGCGTTGGACCGGCGGGCCGGCCGGGTCCTGCTGGTCGGCGACGCCGCGGGCTATGTGGACGCGCTGACCGGGGAGGGGGTGGCGCTGGCCCTGGCGACGGCCGGGGCCGCGGTGGACTCACTGGCCGCCGGCCGGCCGCAGGACTACCCGGCCCGGTGGCGAGGCCTGACCAGACGTCACCGTGTGCTCACCGAAGCCTTGTTGGCGATGGCGCGGCATCCGGCGACCGCCCGCCTGATCGTCCCGGCCGCATACCGCGCACCAGCCGTCTTCGGCGCGGCCGTGCACGCATTGCAGTAATCAACGGCGGGCGCGAATACTGTCGTGACGGGGGCCGGTGACATGGCCCGGGAGAGAGTGGACCGTAATGGATTCAGGTCAACAGCCCACTGCCGCTGCCTCACTGTTCGACGCCATCGGCGCCGAGTACGAGCAGGCGTTCGCCGGATCGGCCGCGCACCGAGCCTCGCTGGCACTGCTGCTGGAGCGCCTGGCACCGCACAGCCGGGTACTGGACGTCGGCAGCGGCACCGGGCGGCCGACCGCGCAGACCCTGACCGACGTGGGCCATGAGGTGCTCGGTGTCGATGTCTCGCCGGTCATGGTGGACATCGCGTCCCGGCAGGTGCCCCGGGCCGTGTTCCGCTGTGCCGATATCCGCGAGCTGCCTCTGGAGGACGGGAGTTTCGACGCCGCGTGTGTGTACTTCTCCCTCCTTCAGATGTCGCGCGCCGAGCAGTCGGCGGTGCTGGTCGGGCTCGGGCAGGCGTTGCGGGCCGGCGGCCATCTGGCCGTCGCGACGGTCCCGTTGGACCTGGAGAACGTGAGTGGCGAGTTCATGGGGCGGCCGGCGCGGGTGACCAGCTTCGGGCCCGAGGCATTCACGGCGCTGGTGACCGGGGCCGGATTCACCGTCCTGTCGGAGAGCAGCAGCGTGTTCACGCCGGCCCATCCCGCGGCAGCGCCCGAACCCCACCTGTTCCTGCTCGCCCGGCGGAACTGACGGCGCTGCCTGAGCTGCCTGAGCTGCCTGAGCTGCCTGAGCTGCCTGAGCGAGCCTTGATCATCGTCGAGCTTGCTGATTGAGTGGGTCGGCATGACTGATGACCGACTCCTGACCTGGCCGACCGCCCCGATAAAGACCTCGCGGCTCGTGCTGCGCCAGTCCGAGGCCCGGGACCGTGCGGTGACCATCGAGCTGAACGCCTCGCCGGAGGTGACCACGTACCTCGGTGGCCCCCAGTCGCGCGAGGAGCTCGAACGCACGGTGCCCGAAATACCCGGACAGCGCCCCGGCTTCTTCGCCGTCGAGCTCGACGGGGCGGCGATCGGCACGATCCAGCTCGATCCGCACACGGAGCGTCCGGGGCACATCCGCCCGGACATCGGGAGGACCGAGCTCGGCTACCTGTTCCTGCCGCAGGCCTGGGGGCACGGGTACGCCGCGGAGGCGTGCGCGGCAGCCCTCGCCTGGCTGGCCGGCGAACTCCCCGGCGAAGCGGTGGTGCTCCTCACCCAGACCGCCAACAAGCCCTCGATGCGCCTCGCGGCAAAGCTGGGATTCACCGAGGTGGAGCGATATCAGGCCTTCGGCGCGGAGCAGTGGTTCGGCGTCCGGTCCCCGGCACGATGACTGGGTGCGCCTGGGCCGTTCACCCTCTCGCCCTGGTCCAGGCCTCGCTGTTGAGGAAGTAGGTGTCGTACAGCTCCTGAACCTCGAGCAGGCTCTCCGGCGGCACCTTTCCGTAGGCGATGCGCTCCAGATGGCGGAAGTACTCGAAGCGTTCGACGCCCGGGGTGATGACGATGAGGATGTCGGCGTCCTCTCCGGGTGCGGCTGCGAAAGCGTGCGCGAGACCGGGCGGGACGATGACGAGGTCGCCCCGTTCCGCGGTCACGAGCTGTTCACCCGAGAGCAGTTGGGCCGTGCCGTCCAGTACGTAGAACAGCTCGGCCGACCGCGAGTGATGGTGCGGCTTCGCGCCGTCCGCGCCGTTGGTCAGACTGACCC includes these proteins:
- a CDS encoding type III polyketide synthase; amino-acid sequence: MTRIAAVHGTPAPYRHTQREVTDMVARTCLPPGADRRVLDRLHENARVRTRNMVLPLERYAELDGFGDANDVFIGAAVDMGADALRGALRTAGLRPGDVDLLMFTSVTGVAAPSVDARLVGRLGLRPDVKRLPVFGLGCVAGAAGVARLHDYLLGHPDDVAVLLSVELCSLTFQRHDASTANLVATALFGDGAAAVVALGAGRASGTGPQVVATRSRMYPDTEHVMGWDIRSSGFKVLLDPAVPDVVRRYLADDVGDFLAEHGLKPKDVAHWVCHPGGPKVLEAVSEVLSLPDGALDVTWRSLAEVGNLSSSSVLHVLRDTLEQRRPEPGSPGLLVAMGPGFCCELVLLRW
- a CDS encoding isoprenylcysteine carboxyl methyltransferase family protein, which codes for MIWYTALVLAVAGERLAELVVALRNTRWALARGGVETGRAHYPAMVALHTALLLGCLLEVRLADRPFVPLLGWAMVAVVAAAQGLRWWCIRTLGHRWNTRVIVVPGLPLVTGGPYRLLRHPNYAAVAAEGLALPLVHGAWLTAALFTVLNVALMAVRVRCEEAALTAAPADVTA
- a CDS encoding NAD(P)/FAD-dependent oxidoreductase; this translates as MIDLLVAGGGPAGLAAAIRAARLGLETVVVEPRASPIDKACGEGIMPSGVAALRALGVEVSGHRLRGIRYLEGARSAEAVFRGRTGLGVRRTELHTALHARAVELGVRIVPGKLAGVTQSDDRVSAGGLTARWLVAADGLHSPLRRELGLDGPGAAVRRYGQRRHYRIAPWTEFVEVHWSRRGEAYVTPLGDGLVGVAVLSRERRSYDEHLTAFPRLAAALSGRDAGPVRGAGPLRRRALDRRAGRVLLVGDAAGYVDALTGEGVALALATAGAAVDSLAAGRPQDYPARWRGLTRRHRVLTEALLAMARHPATARLIVPAAYRAPAVFGAAVHALQ
- a CDS encoding class I SAM-dependent methyltransferase, which produces MDSGQQPTAAASLFDAIGAEYEQAFAGSAAHRASLALLLERLAPHSRVLDVGSGTGRPTAQTLTDVGHEVLGVDVSPVMVDIASRQVPRAVFRCADIRELPLEDGSFDAACVYFSLLQMSRAEQSAVLVGLGQALRAGGHLAVATVPLDLENVSGEFMGRPARVTSFGPEAFTALVTGAGFTVLSESSSVFTPAHPAAAPEPHLFLLARRN
- a CDS encoding GNAT family N-acetyltransferase, which translates into the protein MTDDRLLTWPTAPIKTSRLVLRQSEARDRAVTIELNASPEVTTYLGGPQSREELERTVPEIPGQRPGFFAVELDGAAIGTIQLDPHTERPGHIRPDIGRTELGYLFLPQAWGHGYAAEACAAALAWLAGELPGEAVVLLTQTANKPSMRLAAKLGFTEVERYQAFGAEQWFGVRSPAR
- a CDS encoding cupin domain-containing protein, producing the protein MSLIVPDFDESVVVRSADAEVIGRAPTTIRLLADSSSTGGALSTQRVSLTNGADGAKPHHHSRSAELFYVLDGTAQLLSGEQLVTAERGDLVIVPPGLAHAFAAAPGEDADILIVITPGVERFEYFRHLERIAYGKVPPESLLEVQELYDTYFLNSEAWTRARG